From one [Ruminococcus] lactaris ATCC 29176 genomic stretch:
- a CDS encoding ABC-three component system middle component 2: MFNTIFENMLRILLLIDTMNVPANADRIAALDFICIYGKKCKVLDKNLHGDNKFGFSEFANKQRKITEAIKLSVRNSFVNVANTDQGFVYSISDRGKEVVKGIQSPYARSYVVGAKIVCRRFANYADDGILQYISDRSTESKEG, translated from the coding sequence GTGTTTAATACGATATTTGAAAATATGCTGAGAATCTTGCTCTTAATTGACACTATGAATGTGCCTGCAAATGCGGATAGAATAGCGGCTTTGGATTTCATCTGTATCTATGGAAAAAAGTGCAAGGTGCTTGATAAGAATCTTCATGGAGACAATAAGTTCGGTTTTTCAGAATTTGCAAATAAGCAGAGGAAAATAACTGAGGCAATAAAGCTCTCGGTTAGAAATAGTTTCGTCAACGTTGCAAACACAGATCAGGGCTTTGTTTATAGCATTAGTGACCGTGGTAAGGAAGTCGTCAAAGGAATCCAATCACCATATGCACGTTCTTATGTGGTTGGGGCAAAGATTGTTTGTAGAAGATTTGCAAATTATGCCGATGACGGAATTCTGCAATATATAAGTGATAGATCGACGGAGTCAAAGGAGGGCTGA
- a CDS encoding helix-turn-helix domain-containing protein translates to MKLSYKKLWVMLVEREMKKTEFAKKAKISSASLAKLGKGANVTTDVLVKICEALNCDISDIVEIVPNETEEENS, encoded by the coding sequence ATGAAATTATCGTATAAAAAATTATGGGTAATGCTCGTCGAGAGAGAGATGAAAAAAACTGAGTTTGCAAAGAAAGCAAAGATAAGCTCTGCTTCACTTGCAAAACTCGGGAAAGGTGCAAATGTAACTACGGATGTTTTAGTGAAGATTTGTGAAGCTCTGAATTGTGATATATCCGATATCGTCGAGATAGTTCCAAATGAAACTGAGGAAGAGAATAGTTGA
- a CDS encoding ABC-three component system protein translates to MFLHEIVSELKTYMDPTGRGGNFVVALVGDTLREPMTDEEVQMEKEKKFNPLASGISINMLDQIYGGTRFISKAKAGLICSRYDGQDFAEEIDNLYDADKEHLQTFLANKGIDVEIDEVGSAVQDILNQMFHGLAKGIHDVEIRLTIHDLKPSIKNLAGDRIYCEDGKLYIDGDVIELPIRLSDAQIYDFESGYISALCGAYAEVLSRDELTVDDIPSLPQKYQKNFYDQRKAYLSAESIQRSISEVYEDGENQFDILKEDAFGGIQTTYYDDYDNGYRRLIEVLKKISDVQLTKSKLMLIKNLIGNLERLGIIHILVNDKTMVSWVDPYEEWGV, encoded by the coding sequence GTGTTTCTTCATGAGATTGTGAGTGAACTTAAAACATACATGGATCCGACTGGAAGGGGTGGGAATTTCGTAGTCGCTTTAGTTGGCGATACACTCCGAGAACCCATGACCGATGAAGAAGTTCAAATGGAAAAAGAGAAAAAGTTTAATCCGTTGGCCAGTGGAATATCTATAAACATGCTGGATCAAATCTATGGAGGGACAAGGTTTATTTCAAAAGCAAAAGCTGGTTTAATATGCAGCAGATATGATGGGCAGGATTTTGCTGAAGAAATTGATAATTTATATGATGCTGATAAAGAGCACCTTCAAACATTCCTTGCGAATAAAGGCATTGATGTAGAAATTGACGAAGTGGGTTCTGCAGTACAGGATATTCTGAATCAGATGTTTCATGGTCTCGCAAAGGGTATTCATGATGTCGAGATCAGGCTCACCATACATGATTTGAAGCCAAGTATAAAGAATCTAGCTGGGGACAGGATCTATTGTGAGGACGGGAAGCTTTATATAGATGGTGATGTTATAGAACTGCCGATTCGGTTGAGCGATGCTCAGATTTATGACTTTGAATCTGGATATATTTCCGCTCTGTGTGGTGCTTATGCAGAAGTGCTGTCCCGTGATGAATTGACTGTAGACGATATACCATCACTCCCCCAAAAATATCAGAAAAACTTTTATGACCAGCGCAAGGCGTACCTGAGTGCAGAAAGTATCCAGAGGTCAATCAGCGAAGTATACGAAGATGGAGAAAATCAGTTCGATATTTTGAAGGAGGATGCTTTCGGCGGCATTCAGACTACATATTATGATGATTACGATAATGGCTATCGCCGCTTGATAGAGGTCTTGAAGAAAATATCAGATGTTCAGCTGACGAAGTCTAAACTCATGTTGATCAAAAATCTTATAGGAAATTTGGAAAGGCTTGGTATTATTCATATTCTTGTGAATGACAAGACGATGGTATCGTGGGTGGATCCGTATGAGGAATGGGGTGTTTAA
- a CDS encoding Z1 domain-containing protein, translating into MKDFAGAEYIKCKQWAAKMIQNGSTWDDVSNLCVSEGCEEDEFDRLQNEELIIPQNMDFDDWKTFVEAIRGSYTQITEIYGISDGETNNLTVPTDSGSAWVKYKEHLLGRYTGKPKMSGEAVDMLENNCHWMLNHLERDTRSIGPVKGLVMGSVQSGKTANMIGLVTMAAHYDWNIFIVLSGTIDNLRKQTRNRFMSDLTQSGGVSWRVLDYTSNSDYMIDVQSKEKYLTEDLKLNIYQSGRTNNQWMYRYVFVCLKNSRRLQNLITWLHSDPAKAARMRIVIIDDEADQASINTVKMGNPQDEEEIERTTVNQLIIDLVKGCDKDGNLSPAVFQAVNYISFTATPYANVLNEAYKESLYPSNFICSLPESNEYFGPKVIWGSKTDEDYSGLNIIRTIPSSEMNEIKQLHKGQAFTLPDEFQKSVAWFLCAAAILRNRGHKKPISMLIHTTSIQNGHFEEYDTLKNWLLRERSTGKILSLCEQVYYTERDEFRLADLEEGYSKYSKLQNVCDEFPDFDSFKSDISAMLNDIVNIEMGKEKELIYHENGIHLCVDNCRANRVTEEGRYLRIVYPTGEELSYMTKAPVFIVMGGNTLSRGLTLEGLVCTYFARNVNQADTLMQMARWFGYRHGYELLQRIWMPVLVQQKFELIEEIDEKLKEEFEDFMKKGKSPSLFGPRIMSSSKIARFVLTSKNKSQNMIACDVDFSGDSYEVTQFDNNDDKLNENIRITEEFLQSLGEAKKSDAIDSAYVWFETDSEKVISEFIEKYTIFDCSPLHVDIPIFVDWLRQMNREGKYLKWNIAVAGDKKSPDRWEISGADVGKIERSKKKKQENYIDIGSLRSGRDILSDICVSELTSDKRIVFETGKKNGKNLIRLRYELGLEDRPLLLLYRIDKNKGKDSKYRSRIETNQDIIGFSIVVSGQETGSDYIKTVHVRQPE; encoded by the coding sequence ATGAAAGATTTTGCTGGTGCTGAATATATTAAATGCAAGCAATGGGCAGCTAAAATGATTCAAAATGGATCCACGTGGGATGATGTCTCAAATCTTTGCGTTTCGGAAGGATGCGAAGAAGACGAATTCGACAGACTTCAGAATGAAGAATTGATTATTCCACAGAATATGGATTTTGATGATTGGAAAACTTTTGTTGAAGCCATAAGAGGAAGTTATACACAAATTACAGAAATTTACGGAATATCCGATGGTGAAACCAATAATTTAACAGTACCTACGGATTCCGGGTCAGCATGGGTCAAGTATAAAGAACACCTTCTCGGCAGATATACTGGAAAGCCAAAAATGTCAGGGGAAGCTGTTGACATGCTTGAAAACAATTGCCATTGGATGTTGAATCATCTTGAACGTGATACAAGAAGTATCGGTCCTGTAAAAGGGCTGGTGATGGGCAGCGTTCAGTCTGGAAAAACAGCCAATATGATTGGACTGGTAACAATGGCAGCACATTATGATTGGAATATTTTTATTGTGTTGTCAGGAACGATTGATAATCTGCGGAAGCAGACCCGAAATCGATTTATGTCTGATCTTACACAGAGCGGAGGTGTAAGTTGGAGAGTATTAGATTATACAAGTAATTCAGATTATATGATTGATGTACAGTCTAAGGAAAAATATCTGACGGAGGATTTAAAACTCAATATCTATCAGTCCGGAAGGACAAATAATCAGTGGATGTACAGATATGTATTTGTTTGCCTGAAAAATTCAAGAAGACTTCAGAATCTTATTACGTGGCTACACTCGGATCCTGCAAAGGCTGCAAGGATGAGAATAGTAATTATTGATGATGAGGCTGATCAGGCAAGCATAAACACTGTTAAAATGGGTAATCCGCAAGATGAGGAAGAAATTGAGAGAACAACCGTAAACCAATTAATTATTGATCTTGTAAAAGGCTGTGATAAGGATGGAAATCTTTCACCGGCGGTATTTCAAGCTGTAAATTATATCAGTTTTACGGCAACTCCTTATGCGAATGTATTAAATGAAGCATATAAAGAGTCGTTGTATCCGAGTAATTTCATATGCAGCTTGCCGGAATCTAACGAATATTTCGGACCTAAGGTAATTTGGGGGAGCAAGACAGATGAAGATTATTCGGGACTGAACATTATACGGACAATACCGTCTTCGGAGATGAATGAAATTAAGCAGCTTCATAAGGGGCAAGCATTTACTTTACCTGACGAGTTTCAGAAATCGGTGGCGTGGTTTTTATGTGCTGCAGCCATACTTCGTAACAGAGGGCATAAAAAACCTATCAGTATGTTGATTCATACAACTTCTATACAGAATGGGCATTTTGAAGAATATGATACATTGAAAAATTGGTTATTACGGGAACGCTCAACCGGGAAAATACTATCTCTCTGCGAGCAGGTATATTACACGGAAAGGGATGAGTTTAGACTTGCTGACTTGGAGGAAGGATACTCGAAGTATTCCAAACTACAAAACGTATGTGATGAATTTCCCGATTTTGATTCTTTTAAATCGGATATATCGGCGATGCTCAACGATATTGTGAATATCGAGATGGGTAAGGAAAAGGAACTGATATATCATGAAAACGGAATACATTTGTGTGTTGATAATTGTAGGGCAAATAGAGTGACTGAAGAAGGGAGATACCTTCGTATTGTATATCCGACAGGGGAAGAACTATCATATATGACAAAGGCTCCTGTGTTCATTGTTATGGGAGGCAATACACTATCTCGTGGGTTGACATTGGAAGGACTTGTTTGTACTTATTTTGCAAGAAATGTTAATCAGGCAGACACTTTAATGCAGATGGCCAGATGGTTTGGGTATAGGCATGGCTATGAATTACTACAAAGAATTTGGATGCCGGTATTGGTTCAACAAAAATTTGAGCTGATTGAAGAGATTGATGAGAAGCTGAAGGAAGAATTTGAAGATTTTATGAAGAAGGGAAAGAGTCCTTCTTTGTTTGGCCCGAGAATCATGAGCTCATCAAAAATTGCCAGATTTGTACTGACATCTAAAAATAAATCACAAAACATGATTGCATGTGATGTTGACTTTAGTGGTGACAGTTATGAGGTGACCCAGTTTGACAATAATGATGACAAGTTAAATGAGAATATCAGAATTACAGAGGAATTTCTTCAGTCGTTGGGTGAAGCAAAAAAATCGGATGCAATTGATTCAGCATATGTATGGTTCGAGACAGACTCAGAGAAAGTTATTTCTGAATTTATCGAAAAGTACACAATCTTTGATTGTTCTCCTTTACATGTGGATATCCCGATTTTTGTGGACTGGTTAAGACAAATGAACCGAGAAGGAAAATACCTTAAATGGAATATTGCTGTTGCTGGCGATAAGAAATCTCCTGATAGATGGGAGATATCAGGGGCGGATGTCGGAAAAATTGAACGTTCAAAAAAGAAAAAACAGGAAAATTATATCGATATCGGATCATTGAGATCCGGCAGAGACATTTTAAGCGACATATGTGTCAGTGAACTTACTTCGGATAAGAGAATTGTGTTTGAGACTGGAAAGAAAAATGGAAAAAACCTTATACGTCTCAGATATGAACTTGGTTTGGAAGATAGGCCATTGTTACTTTTATATCGTATCGACAAGAATAAAGGAAAAGATTCTAAATACAGATCTCGCATAGAAACCAATCAGGATATTATCGGGTTCAGTATTGTGGTTTCCGGTCAGGAGACAGGATCAGACTATATAAAAACAGTACATGTTAGACAACCTGAATAA
- a CDS encoding SymE family type I addiction module toxin, with translation MKNQKNRSMKVYSQNGRNYKATPTIILKGQWLEEMGFAIGDYISVSCENGKLVITPDTERAELEQMKADFMEKETKKLRKRFQREKEELYAQFVAEKKAQYMAEKEER, from the coding sequence ATGAAGAATCAGAAAAACAGAAGTATGAAGGTATATTCCCAGAATGGAAGAAATTATAAAGCGACACCAACAATTATCCTGAAGGGCCAGTGGCTGGAAGAGATGGGATTTGCGATCGGAGATTATATTTCCGTCAGCTGTGAGAATGGGAAGCTGGTGATTACGCCGGATACTGAAAGAGCAGAGCTGGAGCAGATGAAGGCTGATTTTATGGAAAAGGAAACTAAGAAGTTGCGGAAGCGATTCCAAAGAGAAAAGGAAGAGCTGTATGCGCAGTTTGTAGCTGAGAAAAAGGCACAGTATATGGCAGAGAAGGAGGAGCGGTAA
- a CDS encoding very short patch repair endonuclease, with product MDRHTAEQRHKNMQAIRNKDSDIELLLRRELWKRGIRYRKNVKSVLGHPDIAFIGKRVAVFCDSEFWHGYDWENRKNDIHTRREFWIPKIERNIQRDIEVTEGLQNEGWIVLRFWGKDIKKNVSECADIIEKTIRNR from the coding sequence GTGGACAGGCATACGGCTGAACAGCGACATAAAAACATGCAGGCTATAAGGAATAAGGACTCTGATATCGAGCTGCTTCTCAGAAGAGAATTGTGGAAACGAGGAATCCGGTATCGAAAGAATGTGAAATCCGTTTTGGGTCATCCTGATATTGCCTTTATAGGGAAACGTGTGGCTGTTTTTTGTGATAGTGAGTTTTGGCATGGGTATGATTGGGAAAACAGAAAAAATGATATTCATACGCGAAGAGAATTTTGGATTCCGAAAATTGAAAGGAATATCCAAAGAGATATTGAGGTAACGGAAGGACTGCAAAATGAGGGCTGGATAGTACTTCGCTTTTGGGGAAAAGATATTAAGAAGAATGTTAGCGAATGTGCTGACATAATTGAAAAAACAATAAGGAACAGATGA
- a CDS encoding DUF6339 family protein yields MDFNRYKLSFNDAKNKIEAYDYMSDTEFSDQIRHWAMFDVPVDNYGIEYKLIRDGVVETFKTVLAESGNRIDYNLDLKVGIRLYELLNPLDDFTVIEANDDDIWRYISVIVMPDITFIRYPNQRDDVRIISEYIPNLSYAIGVKTEKDSVRLKKKRFYSHTRRIWLKTLWWYIHLGWQGDSKSTYEVLKNNGTNIISHFIERPGRGYREQLFRCMLYAFSMLPEQRDKTFRAAAKLNLAKCVSLEPALTDGGETQYSKMLFDEVYDKEVSVHDDEGSDIE; encoded by the coding sequence ATGGATTTCAACAGATATAAACTTTCATTCAATGATGCTAAGAATAAAATTGAAGCATATGATTATATGAGTGATACGGAGTTCAGCGACCAAATAAGGCATTGGGCGATGTTTGATGTTCCTGTAGACAATTACGGGATAGAGTACAAGTTAATCAGAGACGGTGTTGTTGAGACATTCAAGACAGTACTTGCTGAGAGTGGAAACCGTATTGACTATAATTTAGATTTGAAGGTGGGAATCAGATTATATGAGCTCCTGAATCCTCTGGACGATTTTACTGTTATAGAAGCGAATGATGATGATATATGGAGATATATTTCTGTGATTGTGATGCCTGACATTACATTTATCAGATATCCGAATCAAAGGGATGATGTAAGAATAATAAGTGAGTACATACCGAATCTTTCCTATGCGATAGGTGTAAAGACGGAAAAAGATAGTGTAAGATTAAAAAAGAAGAGGTTTTACTCACATACAAGAAGGATTTGGTTGAAGACACTGTGGTGGTACATCCATTTAGGATGGCAAGGGGATTCCAAAAGCACTTACGAAGTTTTGAAGAATAACGGAACTAATATAATAAGCCATTTCATAGAAAGACCAGGCAGAGGATATAGGGAGCAACTTTTTCGATGTATGTTATATGCATTTTCAATGCTGCCGGAACAAAGGGATAAAACATTCCGAGCTGCAGCTAAACTTAATCTGGCAAAATGCGTTTCCTTAGAACCTGCTTTGACAGACGGCGGTGAAACACAATATTCTAAAATGCTGTTTGATGAGGTATACGATAAGGAGGTGTCAGTCCACGATGATGAAGGAAGCGATATTGAATAA
- a CDS encoding PD-(D/E)XK motif protein: MMKEAILNNWDTDILGYAQNISLLKHTDYPAWTVKLDDSYGVAIPYSGREEINESFANARIRSTEIRVLTGEVKRVILLTTDSVDIKTPFASLCEALVDPGENGIHRILIEASPVMWWKEWKELLGNRNIDDRIYDVLGELCVLKYVVDRGEESEWNGPDGATYDIETSTRFIEVKSSINREKREVTISSQFQLFPNGKPLVLVLCCFEPTVMSGKSIDSIISEFDSIGYNTALLNQKLEKKGFEAGMSARKKNFILHEMLLYIIDDSFPTITPASFVGGVMPTGITKINYTVDLSGLTPISLLQGENHDI; encoded by the coding sequence ATGATGAAGGAAGCGATATTGAATAATTGGGATACTGACATTTTAGGATATGCGCAGAATATCTCTCTCTTGAAGCATACTGATTATCCAGCTTGGACAGTAAAACTGGATGATTCATATGGAGTTGCCATACCTTATAGTGGGAGGGAAGAGATTAATGAGAGTTTTGCAAATGCCCGAATTCGAAGCACAGAAATAAGAGTTCTGACAGGAGAGGTAAAAAGAGTTATTTTATTGACGACGGATTCTGTTGATATAAAGACTCCTTTTGCGTCTCTTTGTGAAGCGTTGGTAGATCCTGGAGAGAATGGTATTCACAGAATACTTATAGAAGCATCGCCCGTAATGTGGTGGAAAGAATGGAAGGAACTTCTTGGTAACAGAAATATTGATGACAGAATCTATGATGTTCTGGGGGAATTATGTGTTCTGAAATATGTTGTAGACAGAGGTGAAGAAAGTGAGTGGAACGGTCCGGATGGGGCAACATATGACATAGAAACTTCTACAAGATTTATTGAGGTAAAATCGAGTATTAACAGAGAGAAGCGTGAAGTGACAATAAGCAGCCAATTTCAATTGTTTCCGAACGGGAAGCCGTTGGTTTTAGTTTTGTGTTGCTTTGAACCAACCGTTATGTCTGGAAAATCGATTGACAGCATTATTTCAGAGTTTGACTCAATCGGTTATAACACGGCTCTTCTTAATCAAAAATTGGAGAAAAAGGGTTTTGAGGCAGGAATGAGTGCACGCAAAAAAAATTTTATTCTGCATGAAATGCTTCTTTACATAATAGATGATAGTTTTCCGACCATAACACCAGCTTCATTTGTCGGTGGAGTTATGCCTACGGGGATTACAAAAATAAACTATACAGTGGATCTATCGGGGCTGACTCCGATTTCGCTGTTGCAAGGGGAAAATCATGATATATAA
- a CDS encoding restriction endonuclease, with the protein MQRIAFEKLKTADLFVDAVYESNGATNLNGDVLSKLMSVGTQGGFRPVNIRNQKGKAAYIVLESTNKHPDWLDNIDYESGIIQYYGDNREPGRELHDSKRGGNKVLRDVFEMLQDNRRQEIPPFFYFESEEGRNRRFLGLLVPGSDKFKLEELLVAIWRMKNGERYQNYKAVFTILDVASVSRGWLEDLLSGNGYQSDFAPKEWKKWIDKGVYTPLYASDSVLNYRTQDQQMPFKDDDKQKLQSIYDYFDNPYEFEKCAMKIVQLMDSNIHSLKHTRFVRDGGRDAIGLYRIGRQCDGVDVEFALEAKRYSSNDGIGVKEVSRLISRLRHRQFGILVTTSFVALQAYQEIKEDGHPIVIISGMDILRILYDSGIKTKDEIQEWLVKTFPKDE; encoded by the coding sequence ATGCAAAGAATAGCGTTTGAGAAATTAAAGACAGCAGACCTGTTTGTTGATGCAGTATACGAGTCAAATGGGGCTACTAATCTTAATGGTGATGTACTAAGTAAACTGATGTCTGTAGGAACACAAGGCGGATTCCGCCCCGTGAATATAAGGAATCAAAAGGGCAAAGCCGCTTATATTGTTCTTGAATCGACAAATAAACATCCTGATTGGCTTGATAACATTGATTATGAATCAGGAATAATTCAGTATTACGGCGATAATAGGGAGCCTGGCAGAGAACTGCATGACTCTAAAAGAGGAGGAAATAAAGTTCTTAGGGATGTATTTGAGATGTTGCAAGATAATCGAAGACAGGAAATACCTCCGTTCTTTTATTTCGAAAGTGAAGAAGGGCGCAATCGGCGCTTTCTTGGCTTGCTGGTTCCCGGAAGTGATAAATTTAAACTTGAAGAGTTGCTGGTTGCTATTTGGCGGATGAAGAATGGAGAACGATATCAAAATTATAAAGCAGTATTTACCATTTTGGATGTTGCATCTGTTTCCAGAGGATGGTTGGAAGATTTGCTATCGGGTAACGGATATCAGAGTGACTTTGCACCAAAAGAATGGAAAAAATGGATAGACAAAGGTGTTTATACACCACTATATGCAAGTGATTCTGTCTTAAATTATCGTACCCAAGATCAACAGATGCCTTTTAAGGATGACGATAAGCAGAAGTTACAATCTATTTATGATTATTTTGATAATCCATATGAATTTGAAAAATGTGCAATGAAGATCGTTCAATTGATGGATTCTAATATACATTCTTTGAAACATACCCGATTTGTAAGGGATGGTGGGAGAGATGCTATCGGATTGTATAGAATCGGACGGCAGTGTGATGGAGTAGATGTTGAGTTTGCACTTGAAGCAAAACGCTATTCTTCTAATGATGGCATCGGGGTAAAAGAGGTGTCAAGATTAATATCGCGACTCCGTCATAGACAGTTCGGGATTCTGGTGACTACATCGTTTGTGGCATTACAGGCGTATCAAGAAATAAAAGAGGACGGTCATCCGATCGTTATTATTTCAGGTATGGATATTTTGAGAATACTATATGACTCCGGGATAAAAACTAAGGACGAGATCCAAGAGTGGTTAGTAAAGACTTTTCCAAAAGACGAATAA
- a CDS encoding ParA family protein — MSKVIVIGSQKGGVGKTTTTLNLAYSLCSMGKKVLAIDLDSQANLSTCYGIENTKDLEYTIGHLLMAQIEEEEPEELEHYIQSKDGVDFIPSSIYLSAVEAKLRTEMGAERMLAEVLAPIRDRYDYVLVDTVPSLGMLTVNALAVADEVIITVNPQLLAMMGLQDFLRTVGKIKKRINPKLTIAGILLTMCDGRTTLCKVLTEEVTGSFQGQIKIFKNRIPSTVKVGESIYYSMPIALYSKKASAGIAYRKFAKELIDYEG, encoded by the coding sequence ATGAGTAAGGTTATTGTAATCGGATCACAGAAGGGTGGCGTGGGTAAAACCACGACCACGCTGAATCTGGCCTATTCTCTTTGCAGTATGGGAAAGAAGGTTCTTGCCATTGATCTCGACAGTCAGGCAAATCTCAGCACCTGTTATGGCATTGAGAATACAAAGGACCTGGAATATACGATTGGTCATCTGCTGATGGCACAGATCGAGGAAGAGGAACCGGAAGAGCTGGAGCATTATATTCAGAGCAAGGATGGAGTGGATTTTATTCCTTCTTCTATTTATCTATCTGCTGTGGAGGCGAAGCTTAGAACAGAAATGGGAGCAGAGCGGATGCTTGCGGAGGTATTGGCGCCAATCAGAGACAGATATGATTATGTGCTGGTGGATACGGTGCCTTCCCTTGGGATGCTCACTGTCAATGCGTTGGCGGTAGCAGATGAGGTGATCATTACTGTGAATCCGCAGCTCCTGGCGATGATGGGATTGCAGGATTTTCTGAGAACAGTCGGTAAGATCAAGAAACGCATCAATCCGAAATTAACGATTGCTGGCATTTTGCTTACGATGTGTGATGGAAGAACGACTCTCTGTAAGGTATTAACCGAAGAAGTGACCGGAAGCTTCCAGGGACAGATTAAAATATTTAAGAATAGGATTCCATCTACCGTAAAGGTTGGAGAGAGCATTTATTATTCCATGCCGATTGCTTTGTACAGCAAAAAGGCATCAGCAGGAATCGCCTATAGAAAATTTGCAAAGGAGTTGATCGATTATGAAGGCTAA
- a CDS encoding ParB N-terminal domain-containing protein: MKANNRRKVFGDAVDLLMDDIEEKTAAGGLQMLPIKKIRPFHDHPFHLYEGDRLEDMVASVREHGILNPVIVQEIDGGYEMLSGHNRMNAAKLVGLKEIPAIVKTDLSEEEAYVYVIETNLMQRSFSDLLISEKAAVLKARYEKESCQGRRNDIIEEIARLEGKEVEVTRGHGDHRLKTRDTIGKEYELSGSSVGRLLKLNDLIKPFKDMVDRGALYTKVALQLAFLPEEEQDMVFRVMNEEKTKITSEMVANLRSHSGSLTEAKIKRYLSKNPIKKKCYKVPARIVEKYFEGMDPNTVDSIVEQALAAWFGKENVDV; this comes from the coding sequence ATGAAGGCTAATAATAGAAGAAAAGTATTTGGTGACGCAGTGGACCTGTTAATGGATGATATCGAGGAAAAAACGGCAGCTGGCGGATTGCAGATGCTTCCGATAAAGAAAATCCGGCCTTTCCATGATCATCCATTTCATCTGTACGAAGGAGATCGTTTGGAAGACATGGTTGCCAGTGTAAGGGAGCATGGAATTCTTAATCCGGTAATTGTGCAGGAGATTGACGGCGGATATGAAATGCTTTCCGGACATAATCGGATGAATGCAGCTAAGCTTGTTGGATTGAAGGAAATACCGGCAATCGTGAAAACAGATCTGTCAGAGGAAGAGGCTTATGTATATGTGATTGAGACAAATCTGATGCAGAGATCATTTTCCGATCTGCTGATATCAGAGAAGGCAGCAGTACTGAAGGCGAGATACGAGAAGGAATCCTGTCAGGGAAGAAGAAATGACATTATTGAAGAGATTGCTCGTTTGGAGGGAAAAGAGGTTGAAGTCACTCGTGGTCACGGTGACCACAGGCTGAAAACCAGAGATACCATTGGTAAGGAATATGAATTATCTGGTAGCTCGGTTGGGAGATTGCTGAAGCTGAATGACCTCATCAAGCCATTTAAAGATATGGTAGACAGAGGAGCACTTTATACAAAGGTTGCTTTGCAGCTGGCATTTCTCCCGGAAGAAGAGCAGGATATGGTTTTTCGTGTGATGAATGAGGAAAAGACGAAAATCACATCGGAGATGGTAGCAAATCTTCGCAGTCATTCTGGTTCTCTTACAGAAGCAAAGATTAAAAGATATCTGAGTAAGAATCCGATAAAAAAGAAATGCTATAAGGTTCCGGCACGAATCGTGGAGAAGTACTTTGAGGGAATGGATCCAAATACCGTTGATAGTATTGTGGAGCAGGCACTGGCTGCATGGTTTGGAAAGGAGAATGTGGATGTTTGA